The Nitrospira sp. genome contains a region encoding:
- the rplQ gene encoding 50S ribosomal protein L17, whose translation MRHRKKGRQLGRQTKHRGALFRNLVTSLLDQERIETTGAKAKEIRGFTDRMITLGKEGTLPARRRALGFLRSKAVVSKLFADVAVRFKDRSGGYTRIVKTRRRIGDAAEMVAIELVSRPEITTKKKSAARTAQPASGETGTSA comes from the coding sequence GTGCGACATAGGAAAAAAGGACGACAACTTGGGCGGCAGACCAAGCACCGAGGAGCGTTGTTCAGAAACTTGGTGACCTCGTTGCTGGATCAAGAGCGAATCGAGACCACGGGAGCGAAGGCCAAGGAGATCCGAGGGTTTACCGATCGTATGATCACACTTGGCAAGGAAGGGACGCTTCCTGCTCGACGGCGGGCATTGGGGTTTCTTCGCAGCAAGGCCGTTGTGTCCAAACTGTTCGCCGATGTTGCCGTAAGATTCAAGGATCGTTCGGGCGGATACACGCGAATTGTGAAAACTCGGCGCCGTATTGGAGATGCTGCTGAGATGGTGGCGATTGAGTTAGTGTCCCGCCCGGAAATAACGACCAAGAAGAAGTCGGCTGCTCGGACTGCACAGCCTGCGTCAGGCGAGACCGGAACGTCGGCGTAA
- the lptC gene encoding LPS export ABC transporter periplasmic protein LptC codes for MWELVARRTLLTLSVLLAAFLGVLLFRNADSVSTGQAVPSGSIEQADAKLLEFTFTQSKGEVVQWQVQAKQARLFEQEKRAVLREVALIFYGGEGEEVTVHGDEGTLDTATKDFALANRDTPIVVETKSGYTIYTNHLVWTDEAKEIRTGDPVRIVGHGLVVTGQGLLGRMESEEFEVLQDVHVDLVPSS; via the coding sequence ATGTGGGAACTCGTAGCGAGACGAACCCTCCTCACATTGAGCGTGCTCTTGGCCGCGTTTCTCGGCGTTCTTCTCTTCAGAAATGCTGACTCAGTGTCTACTGGCCAGGCGGTACCTTCCGGATCGATTGAACAAGCAGATGCCAAACTCTTGGAGTTCACCTTTACGCAGTCAAAAGGCGAGGTTGTCCAATGGCAAGTGCAGGCCAAGCAGGCTCGGCTATTTGAGCAAGAAAAGCGCGCGGTGCTCCGCGAGGTTGCCCTCATCTTCTATGGTGGGGAAGGTGAAGAAGTGACCGTGCATGGCGACGAAGGGACACTCGATACCGCAACGAAGGACTTTGCGTTGGCCAATCGTGATACGCCCATTGTCGTGGAAACCAAGAGCGGGTATACCATTTATACCAATCATTTGGTCTGGACGGATGAGGCTAAAGAAATTCGGACGGGGGATCCTGTGCGGATCGTGGGGCATGGGCTGGTGGTAACGGGACAGGGGTTGCTCGGGCGAATGGAGTCTGA